From the Acidilutibacter cellobiosedens genome, one window contains:
- a CDS encoding CD1107 family mobile element protein, producing MEKNNKKRKAIKILLALAITSVVGISFVTTVFALDTSGELEREFVIDVNSPESTRDKEDNIIVDVNKPSLNPAETGNGFVVDVNKPKEESTIPKENPYEPTDPSQARGTITESVGADNKEYPRRSEIVDDIDEPSGSQMKERPKADAREFLTFQTKSGKVFHLIINHDEPDSNVQLLTEVSEQDLLNMIEQDEERNGIAKVEEEPKKEVVKKEEPEKEEPGKEDSKGSFLIVLLIVAVVGGAGYYFKVVKANEDGFDDFEDDEIPNDDDFFSSSDEEESNEEVEDEDTEYTKEDLI from the coding sequence ATGGAAAAGAATAATAAGAAGAGAAAAGCTATAAAAATATTACTGGCACTTGCAATTACAAGTGTGGTTGGAATAAGTTTCGTGACTACAGTCTTTGCATTAGACACTAGCGGAGAACTTGAAAGAGAGTTTGTAATTGATGTTAATAGTCCTGAATCTACAAGGGATAAGGAAGATAATATCATAGTTGATGTAAATAAACCTTCATTAAATCCAGCAGAAACAGGGAATGGTTTTGTTGTTGATGTAAATAAGCCTAAGGAGGAATCAACTATACCAAAGGAAAATCCTTATGAACCGACAGATCCTAGTCAAGCAAGAGGGACTATTACAGAATCTGTTGGAGCAGATAATAAGGAATATCCAAGAAGGAGTGAGATAGTAGATGATATAGATGAACCTAGTGGTAGTCAAATGAAGGAAAGACCAAAGGCAGATGCAAGAGAATTTCTTACCTTCCAAACAAAAAGTGGTAAGGTATTCCATCTTATTATCAACCATGATGAGCCTGATTCCAATGTTCAACTCTTAACTGAGGTATCTGAACAAGATTTACTCAATATGATTGAGCAAGATGAGGAAAGAAATGGTATAGCTAAAGTCGAGGAAGAACCTAAAAAGGAAGTAGTAAAAAAAGAAGAACCTGAAAAAGAGGAACCTGGGAAGGAAGATTCTAAGGGTTCTTTTTTAATTGTCCTACTTATCGTAGCGGTAGTAGGTGGAGCAGGATATTACTTTAAGGTTGTAAAGGCTAATGAAGATGGATTTGATGATTTTGAAGATGATGAAATCCCAAATGATGATGATTTTTTTAGCAGTAGTGATGAAGAAGAAAGTAATGAAGAAGTAGAAGATGAAGATACTGAATATACAAAGGAGGATTTGATTTAA
- a CDS encoding VWA domain-containing protein, with the protein MGKKTGLFKKILAGVLSFTIMCGVVTPVLASEKKDKISYDVDMVIVVDISGSMSGTKMTKAKKSAKDMAEAIWKEQEAYNINTNTALISFESNVIHHKNDGVDFFQKKDKNKLFSVIDGLAAKNMTFTQGGLHEARMIFKNSTGDKKIIVLLSDGEANRIYEPKIDIDDYMSNNKKVPEGSFYYDKAGQDTNTSKGKFCALAEANLAKSDNIDVLDIYTVAVDCNEQAKEFLKEVASGDDKFKDSDTDDLEDTFKDLTDEIKDKIEKEKLEKELEDLNNKIDELDKEKVELEKEFAEEREQAAKDKEELNKEINDLKDKTDELEKAKEKLEQELADEKEKTEEDKKALEKEIEDLNQKTDELNEAKESLEKELEDTINKMEEDKKELEKEISELNKNIEDLRKEKDSVEEELNKKIEELEDKLNQEKAEHEKDKEELDNKISDLNDKLDQLDREKTEIENQLEKEKEESKAERDQLKENIDDLDKKIDEINKEKVELEKELADEKNKTKEEREKLKEEIEELNKELDSINKEREELEDKLNQLIEDFDKKVEKLEDEIDKLSKDKDTLEADLRKEIEKMNEEIEALKKAKEEMKKGLENQKNQSSKDKEKLNDEINKLDDKISDLNKEKGRLEKDNEKYKEKFENLEDDVRDLRESLEREKDKNNLKDMNLPEGVKVNQWYPEKFVTLPDKKTYDDGEDIDMNGMNMRFTRVIKSNGKYIRETEDVYYRDFKNNYRGWEFNLKTKTAKYDGSTNGKMKIVFTFSLKKPDQSW; encoded by the coding sequence ATGGGTAAAAAAACTGGATTATTTAAAAAAATTTTAGCAGGAGTGCTTAGCTTTACTATAATGTGTGGGGTAGTGACTCCTGTATTGGCAAGTGAGAAAAAAGATAAGATAAGTTATGATGTAGATATGGTTATTGTAGTTGATATTTCAGGTTCAATGAGTGGAACTAAAATGACAAAGGCTAAAAAGTCAGCCAAAGATATGGCAGAGGCTATATGGAAGGAACAAGAAGCCTATAATATCAATACAAATACTGCACTTATTAGCTTTGAGTCTAATGTAATACATCATAAAAATGATGGGGTAGACTTCTTCCAGAAAAAAGATAAGAACAAGCTATTTAGTGTTATTGATGGGCTAGCTGCAAAAAATATGACCTTTACACAAGGAGGTCTTCATGAAGCAAGAATGATATTTAAAAACTCAACTGGAGATAAAAAAATTATAGTCCTTCTTTCAGATGGAGAAGCAAATCGTATCTATGAGCCAAAGATTGACATTGATGATTATATGAGTAACAACAAAAAGGTTCCTGAGGGAAGTTTCTATTATGATAAGGCAGGACAAGATACTAATACCAGTAAGGGTAAGTTTTGTGCCTTAGCAGAAGCTAACCTTGCAAAAAGTGATAATATTGATGTACTTGATATTTACACAGTAGCCGTTGATTGTAATGAGCAAGCAAAAGAGTTTTTAAAAGAAGTAGCAAGTGGAGATGATAAATTTAAGGATTCAGATACAGATGACCTAGAAGATACCTTCAAGGATCTAACTGATGAAATAAAGGATAAGATAGAAAAAGAAAAATTAGAAAAAGAACTTGAAGACCTTAATAATAAGATTGATGAATTGGATAAGGAGAAAGTAGAACTTGAAAAAGAGTTTGCTGAGGAAAGAGAGCAGGCAGCTAAGGATAAGGAAGAGCTTAATAAAGAAATTAATGACTTGAAAGACAAAACTGATGAACTTGAAAAAGCTAAGGAAAAATTAGAACAAGAACTGGCTGATGAGAAAGAAAAAACAGAAGAAGATAAGAAGGCTCTTGAAAAAGAGATAGAAGATCTTAATCAAAAAACTGACGAGTTAAATGAAGCCAAAGAAAGTCTAGAAAAAGAATTGGAAGATACAATTAATAAGATGGAGGAAGATAAAAAAGAACTTGAGAAGGAAATCTCAGAATTAAATAAAAATATTGAGGATTTAAGGAAGGAAAAGGATTCAGTAGAAGAAGAACTTAATAAGAAAATTGAAGAACTTGAAGACAAACTTAATCAGGAAAAGGCTGAGCATGAGAAGGACAAGGAAGAACTTGATAACAAGATTTCTGACCTTAATGATAAGCTAGACCAACTAGATAGGGAAAAAACAGAAATTGAAAATCAACTTGAAAAAGAAAAAGAGGAATCTAAGGCAGAAAGAGATCAATTAAAAGAAAATATTGATGACTTGGATAAGAAAATTGATGAAATAAATAAAGAAAAGGTAGAACTTGAAAAAGAACTAGCTGATGAAAAGAATAAGACAAAGGAGGAAAGGGAAAAACTTAAGGAAGAAATTGAGGAACTAAATAAGGAGCTTGATTCAATAAATAAGGAAAGAGAAGAGCTTGAAGACAAGCTAAATCAACTAATAGAAGATTTTGATAAGAAGGTAGAGAAACTAGAAGATGAAATTGATAAACTTTCTAAAGATAAGGATACACTTGAAGCAGATTTAAGAAAAGAAATAGAGAAGATGAATGAAGAGATAGAAGCTTTGAAAAAGGCGAAAGAAGAGATGAAAAAGGGGCTAGAAAATCAAAAAAATCAATCAAGTAAAGATAAAGAAAAATTAAATGATGAAATAAATAAACTTGATGATAAGATTTCTGACCTTAACAAAGAAAAGGGTAGACTTGAAAAAGACAACGAGAAATATAAAGAGAAATTTGAAAATCTTGAAGATGATGTAAGGGATTTAAGAGAAAGTCTTGAAAGAGAGAAGGACAAAAATAATCTTAAAGACATGAATTTGCCGGAAGGTGTTAAGGTCAATCAATGGTATCCTGAAAAATTTGTAACTTTGCCTGATAAGAAAACTTATGATGATGGTGAAGATATTGATATGAATGGTATGAATATGAGATTTACTCGTGTAATAAAGAGTAATGGAAAGTATATAAGAGAAACAGAAGATGTTTATTATAGAGATTTCAAGAATAATTATAGGGGTTGGGAGTTCAATTTAAAAACAAAGACTGCAAAATATGATGGGTCAACAAATGGAAAGATGAAAATAGTATTTACATTTTCACTTAAAAAACCTGACCAGTCCTGGTAA
- a CDS encoding DNA topoisomerase 3 produces the protein MKLVIAEKPSVAMSIAKVIGANSRKDGYLEGNNYIVSWCVGHLIRMSSPESYDGRYKRWSIADLPIFPDNYKYEVSKYTKKQYSILKKLFADKRVVEVVNACDAGREGELIFRLVYNQARCKKPIKRLWISSMEDKAIKEGFNNLKDGIEYENLYRSALARGQADWLVGMNLSRYYSCLHNNNYSVGRVQTPTLSMVVDRDKSIRNFEKEKYFTVQIDANNMKLETSRIDEKEKADKLLSSIPGIIEIKEIEKKRKITRPDRLFDLTTLQRECNKYFGYSAKQTLDYAQSLYEKKLITYPRTDSRFLTDDMVDNVKRYVDSFGNDFDGKNFKSIFDSKKVTDHTAIIPTSASLDFDTTSLQGSEEKVFELIKVKLLAARSENLITENTKIICNVEGYEFTTTGTVVIDEGYTKYLTSYTKKKEDKVLPKLDKGDKLKVESKKINEKYTNPPKHYTEDTLLKAMELAGSEARQDMELERKGLGTPATRAGILENLINKELIKRDERKLISTEKGEQLVSLVADFLRNPNTTVDWEVKLYEISEGKADLKDFIGDVEKRIREVISQK, from the coding sequence TTGAAATTAGTAATAGCAGAAAAACCAAGTGTAGCAATGAGTATTGCCAAGGTCATAGGTGCAAATTCAAGAAAAGATGGATACCTTGAAGGAAATAATTATATTGTAAGTTGGTGCGTAGGACATCTTATTAGGATGAGTAGTCCAGAGAGTTATGATGGAAGATATAAAAGATGGAGTATAGCAGATCTTCCTATATTTCCTGATAACTACAAATATGAAGTTTCAAAATATACCAAGAAGCAGTATAGCATCCTAAAAAAATTATTTGCAGATAAGAGAGTTGTAGAAGTTGTTAATGCCTGTGATGCTGGAAGAGAGGGAGAGCTTATCTTTCGTCTTGTTTATAATCAGGCGAGGTGTAAAAAGCCTATAAAAAGACTTTGGATTTCATCAATGGAAGATAAGGCTATAAAGGAAGGTTTTAATAATCTTAAAGATGGAATAGAATATGAAAATTTATATAGGTCTGCACTAGCAAGAGGACAGGCTGATTGGCTTGTAGGAATGAATCTTTCAAGATATTATTCTTGCCTTCATAATAATAACTATTCAGTAGGTAGGGTACAAACACCGACACTTTCAATGGTTGTAGATAGGGATAAGTCTATAAGAAATTTTGAAAAAGAAAAGTATTTTACAGTCCAGATAGATGCTAACAATATGAAACTAGAAACATCAAGGATTGATGAAAAAGAGAAAGCTGATAAGTTACTTTCATCTATTCCTGGGATTATTGAGATAAAGGAAATAGAGAAGAAGAGAAAAATTACTAGACCTGATAGGCTTTTTGATTTAACAACACTTCAAAGAGAATGTAACAAGTATTTTGGATATAGTGCAAAACAGACTTTAGATTATGCACAGAGCCTTTATGAAAAGAAACTTATAACCTATCCAAGGACAGATAGTAGGTTTCTTACTGATGATATGGTTGATAATGTTAAAAGGTATGTAGATTCCTTTGGTAATGACTTTGATGGGAAGAATTTTAAGAGTATTTTTGACTCTAAGAAGGTTACAGATCACACTGCGATAATTCCAACAAGTGCTTCCCTTGATTTTGATACTACAAGTTTACAAGGCTCAGAAGAAAAAGTATTTGAACTTATAAAAGTAAAGCTTTTAGCAGCAAGATCAGAAAATCTTATTACTGAAAATACTAAGATTATATGTAATGTTGAAGGCTATGAATTTACAACCACAGGAACAGTAGTAATAGATGAAGGATATACCAAATACCTTACTTCTTATACAAAGAAAAAAGAAGATAAGGTTCTTCCTAAGCTAGATAAAGGCGACAAGCTTAAGGTAGAGAGTAAGAAAATAAATGAGAAATATACTAATCCACCTAAGCATTATACAGAAGACACCTTGCTTAAGGCTATGGAACTTGCTGGAAGTGAAGCAAGGCAAGATATGGAGCTAGAACGTAAAGGACTTGGAACTCCAGCAACAAGGGCTGGAATACTTGAAAACCTAATTAATAAGGAACTTATAAAAAGAGATGAAAGGAAACTTATTTCAACAGAGAAGGGGGAGCAGTTAGTATCCTTAGTAGCAGACTTCCTTAGAAATCCAAATACAACAGTAGATTGGGAAGTGAAACTTTATGAAATCTCAGAGGGAAAAGCTGATTTAAAGGATTTTATAGGAGATGTAGAAAAAAGAATAAGGGAAGTTATTTCACAAAAATGA
- a CDS encoding DNA cytosine methyltransferase, which yields MKVVELFGGIGAIRKAYINSKIPFEIVDYVEIDRNCVKSYNALFNKNYEPLSVCNYSLPDKKIDLLMHGSPCQDFSRVGEKLGGKKGSGTRSSLLFETIRIIEERQDKPRWVIWENVKGVLDRKMRASFFYYLEEMGRLGYETKYEILNSINFGIPQKRERIFAISYLGKNPFKFENLKHKETKHLSDFLEKDVMKTYGDIFLVKQPSMLKILYDPEYKPKFQGRLQVIEDFCYTISTKQVRVPNSGILAIGDNRYRYLTERECFRLMGFDDSDFDKLIKIFPRRKNCMSSILYKQAGNSIVVNVLEEIVKEIQNCSL from the coding sequence ATGAAAGTGGTAGAGCTTTTCGGTGGTATAGGTGCTATAAGGAAGGCTTATATCAATAGTAAAATTCCCTTTGAGATAGTAGATTATGTTGAAATAGATAGAAACTGTGTTAAAAGTTATAATGCACTTTTCAATAAAAATTATGAGCCACTAAGTGTATGCAATTATAGTCTTCCAGATAAAAAAATTGATTTACTAATGCATGGTAGTCCCTGCCAGGATTTTTCTAGGGTAGGAGAAAAACTTGGTGGGAAAAAAGGAAGTGGAACAAGGAGCAGTCTATTATTTGAAACAATAAGGATAATAGAGGAAAGACAAGACAAGCCTAGATGGGTAATATGGGAAAATGTTAAGGGAGTTCTTGATAGAAAAATGAGAGCTTCCTTTTTTTATTATCTTGAAGAAATGGGAAGGCTAGGTTATGAAACAAAATATGAGATTCTTAATTCAATAAATTTTGGGATACCACAAAAAAGAGAAAGGATTTTTGCTATTAGCTATCTAGGCAAAAATCCTTTTAAATTTGAAAACCTAAAACACAAGGAAACCAAACATTTATCAGATTTCCTTGAAAAAGATGTAATGAAGACTTATGGAGATATATTTTTAGTCAAGCAGCCTTCAATGTTAAAAATACTCTATGATCCAGAATATAAGCCAAAATTTCAAGGAAGACTTCAAGTAATAGAAGACTTTTGCTACACCATATCTACTAAGCAAGTAAGAGTCCCTAACTCTGGAATACTTGCTATAGGTGATAACAGGTATAGGTATCTTACTGAAAGAGAATGTTTTAGGTTGATGGGATTTGATGATAGTGATTTTGATAAGCTTATTAAGATTTTTCCAAGAAGAAAAAACTGTATGTCAAGTATTCTGTATAAACAGGCAGGCAACAGTATAGTGGTTAATGTCCTTGAAGAGATAGTAAAGGAAATCCAAAATTGTAGCTTATAA